One Lepus europaeus isolate LE1 chromosome X, mLepTim1.pri, whole genome shotgun sequence genomic window carries:
- the CT83 gene encoding kita-kyushu lung cancer antigen 1: MYNFFPLQKNTGKRSKKSASLALIRTATGSTKHNIDKHLSVNKLSQDILNNFPHSIAMQKRILVNLRIVEYKLAELEHFLHTRGINGALANQKSPENLTRWSDSGGSQ; the protein is encoded by the coding sequence ATGTACAATTTCTTTCCTTTACAGAAAAACACTGGTAAAAGGTCAAAAAAGTCAGCTTCTCTTGCACTAATAAGAACTGCTACTGGGTCAACTAAACACAATATTGATAAGCATCTTTCAGTCAACAAGCTCTCTCAGGATATCTTAAACAACTTCCCTCACTCGATAGCCATGCAGAAGCGAATCCTGGTAAACCTCAGGATTGTGGAATACAAGCTGGCTGAATTGGAACATTTCCTACACACCAGGGGTATTAACGGTGCATTAGCTAACCAAAAATCCCCTGAAAATCTTACCAGATGGAGTGACAGTGGAGGCAGTCAATAA